ATTCAACGAATTAACTCCTTTTTCATTAGGCCAGTTAATTGCAATGTACGAACATAAAATCTTCGTTCAGGGTGTGATCTGGAATATTTTCAGCTTCGACCAGTTCGGGGTGGAATTAGGAAAAGTTTTAGCTAATCAGATCCTTCCCGAGCTTGAAAACAATGAGAGGATCAGTTCTCATGACAGCTCTACGAACGGACTGATCAATTATTATAAAGGAAATAAATAGCCGATGCCTACATTACGGTCATATTATTATAAACTTCCTCCCGGACTTAGGCTTTTGGGGAGAAAAATTTATTATTTCCCGATAGATCTCTATGAAGGAATTACCGGAAAAAGATCTAAAAATGAACCTAAAAAAGGGGATATCTATGTAGGCGGCAGCGACTTTATTCCTCATGGGATCCGTCAGGTTAATGCACTCAAAAAATATATCGGATTACAAAATACAGATCACGTTCTGGATATAGGCTGCGGGATCGGAAGAACGGCAGTTGCTTTAACAGGAGTGATTGACAAAGGAACTTATGACGGTTTTGATGCTGTGGAAAAAGGAATCAGCTGGTGCAATAAAAATATCGGCACAAAACATCCGAATTTTAAGTTCAAGTTTACCCCGATTTATAATGATTTGTATAATACTTTCAGCCAGAAGGCAGAGAATTTTACATTTCCTTATGATGATGCACAGTTTGATAAGGCATTCCTGTTCTCGGTATTTACCCATATGCAGATACCTGAGATTAAAAGATATCTGAATGAGATCAGCAGAGTTTTGAACAGTACCGGACAGTGTTTAGCGACATTTTTTCTGTATGATGATTCTAAAACAGAATATGGCACCATGCCTTTCCCTCATCAGTATGAAGGGTACAGGCTCATGGATGATAAAGTGACAGCAGCCAATATTGCGGTAAGCATTCCC
The Chryseobacterium sp. W4I1 DNA segment above includes these coding regions:
- a CDS encoding class I SAM-dependent methyltransferase; this encodes MPTLRSYYYKLPPGLRLLGRKIYYFPIDLYEGITGKRSKNEPKKGDIYVGGSDFIPHGIRQVNALKKYIGLQNTDHVLDIGCGIGRTAVALTGVIDKGTYDGFDAVEKGISWCNKNIGTKHPNFKFKFTPIYNDLYNTFSQKAENFTFPYDDAQFDKAFLFSVFTHMQIPEIKRYLNEISRVLNSTGQCLATFFLYDDSKTEYGTMPFPHQYEGYRLMDDKVTAANIAVSIPLLNQMAAEAGLKVTTIKGGFWRTDVEKDGADEFQDIVVFNKI